From a single Cyclobacterium marinum DSM 745 genomic region:
- a CDS encoding DMT family transporter produces the protein MNWIVLIFAGLFEVAFAFCLGKAKDSAGNEMYLWYAGFILALFISMSFLIKATQSLPIGTAYAVWTGIGAVGTVLVGILVFKEPATFWRILFLTSLVGSIIGLKVVSN, from the coding sequence ATGAATTGGATCGTATTGATTTTTGCCGGATTGTTTGAAGTAGCCTTCGCTTTTTGTCTAGGAAAAGCCAAAGACAGTGCAGGAAATGAAATGTACCTTTGGTATGCAGGATTTATCCTTGCCCTTTTCATCAGCATGAGTTTTTTGATCAAGGCAACCCAGTCTTTACCCATAGGAACTGCCTATGCCGTTTGGACGGGAATTGGAGCAGTTGGGACAGTATTGGTGGGGATTTTGGTTTTTAAAGAGCCTGCCACATTTTGGAGAATCCTGTTTCTTACAAGCTTGGTAGGCTCCATAATAGGGCTAAAGGTAGTTTCCAATTAA
- a CDS encoding type ISP restriction/modification enzyme has product MTIDQYIDSLDKRYQLGYATEHTFRGDLQQLLETLVPTISATNEPKRQSCGAPDYILTKRDIPVGFIEAKDIGDKDLDGTKKTGNKEQFDRYKASLNNLIFTDYLHFHLYREGEFITKIPIAEITDKGIKPLPDNFDSFENLIKDFGSHIGQTIKSPKKLAEMMAGKARLLSDIIGKALTSDEENQEDSTLKDQMLAFKQILIHDITPQGFADVYAQTIAYGMFAARLHDPTLENFSRQEAAELIPKSNPFLRKLFGYIAGPDIDDRIKWVVDSLTEIFMACNVEEILKNYGKSTKMEDPIIHFYETFLSEYDPKLRKSRGVWYTPQPVVNFIVRAVDDILKTEFDLPQGLADTSKTTIKVNSQTPDKRSATGYKQVDKEVHKVQILDPATGTGTFLAEVVKHIHKKFEGQQGIWSNYVETHLLPRLNGFELLMASYAMAHLKLDLLLTETGFKPTSNQRFKVYLTNSLEEHNKDTGTLFANWLSTEANEANHIKRDTPVMCVIGNPPYSGESANKGEWIMSLMEDYKKEPGGKEKLKERNPKWINDDYVKFLRYGQHYIEKNGSGVLAFINPHGFLDNPTFRGMRWHLLKTYDKIYTIDLHGNSKKKETAPDGSVDTNVFDIQQGVSINIFVKTGRKNLTELGKVFHYDLYGKRELKYHFLNENSIKTVPYKELPNILPKYYFNQKDFEAEEDYSQGFFLNVLFDICLLGPNSHRDGFAIAFRESDAQIRINDFINDDLDTINLRKKYRLLDNRDWSLEKARKSISKNSKPVKCLYRPFDKRFMLYGSYAFDYHRPELNDNLLNDNLGLIFTRQTKENFAVFTTNIPLGQHKIATPYDGSYCSPLYLYSENNYQETINESGESFRIPNLNPEIVKQIAEKLGLNFIPEKDTSTGSASGENFAPIDLLDYIYAVLHSPSYREKYKEFLKIDFPRVPYPEDQETFWQLVKLGGEIRQIHLLESPKVEEYITQYPIDGDNEVVKPIYKEGKVYINATQYFDNVPEIPWVFCIGGYQPAQKWLKDRKGRQLEFEDILHYQKIIVALSETARLMKEIDKIDFMEIN; this is encoded by the coding sequence ATGACAATAGACCAATACATTGACAGCTTAGACAAAAGGTACCAACTTGGTTATGCTACCGAACATACTTTTAGAGGGGATTTGCAACAGCTTTTAGAAACCTTGGTACCAACCATCAGTGCCACCAATGAACCCAAAAGACAAAGCTGTGGTGCACCCGATTATATCCTGACCAAAAGAGATATCCCTGTTGGCTTTATAGAAGCCAAAGACATAGGAGACAAAGACCTTGATGGCACAAAGAAAACCGGAAACAAGGAGCAGTTTGACCGCTATAAGGCTTCATTGAACAATTTGATTTTTACGGACTACCTCCACTTCCACCTGTACAGGGAAGGGGAATTCATTACCAAAATCCCCATTGCAGAAATCACGGACAAGGGGATAAAACCTTTACCGGATAACTTTGATAGCTTTGAAAACCTAATCAAAGACTTTGGTAGCCATATTGGGCAAACCATAAAGAGTCCAAAGAAATTGGCTGAAATGATGGCAGGCAAAGCCCGCCTTCTTTCAGACATTATAGGCAAAGCCCTTACAAGTGATGAAGAAAACCAGGAAGACAGTACCCTGAAAGATCAAATGCTGGCTTTCAAGCAAATCTTGATTCATGACATCACCCCACAAGGATTTGCAGACGTCTATGCGCAAACCATTGCATATGGCATGTTTGCTGCACGCTTGCATGATCCTACTTTGGAGAATTTCAGCAGGCAGGAAGCGGCCGAACTTATTCCAAAGTCCAATCCTTTTTTGCGAAAGCTCTTTGGCTATATAGCCGGGCCGGACATTGACGACCGTATCAAGTGGGTAGTGGATAGTTTGACAGAAATTTTCATGGCTTGTAATGTGGAGGAGATTTTGAAGAACTACGGGAAATCCACCAAAATGGAAGACCCGATTATCCACTTTTACGAAACCTTTCTAAGCGAATACGATCCCAAATTGCGTAAATCTCGTGGCGTATGGTACACACCCCAACCCGTGGTAAACTTTATAGTGAGGGCTGTAGATGATATCCTAAAAACAGAATTTGATTTACCTCAGGGACTTGCAGACACCAGCAAAACGACCATAAAAGTAAACAGCCAAACACCCGATAAACGATCAGCTACAGGATATAAACAAGTAGATAAAGAAGTACATAAGGTACAAATCCTCGACCCGGCCACAGGTACAGGTACTTTCCTTGCTGAAGTGGTCAAACACATTCACAAGAAGTTTGAAGGGCAACAGGGCATATGGAGCAATTATGTGGAAACGCATTTATTGCCACGGCTAAACGGTTTTGAATTGCTAATGGCGAGTTATGCCATGGCGCATTTGAAATTGGATTTGCTATTGACCGAAACAGGATTCAAACCAACCTCCAATCAGCGGTTTAAAGTTTACCTGACCAATAGCCTGGAAGAACACAATAAGGATACAGGAACTTTATTTGCCAACTGGCTAAGTACAGAAGCCAATGAAGCCAACCATATCAAACGAGATACGCCCGTAATGTGTGTAATTGGGAATCCACCCTACAGTGGAGAAAGTGCGAACAAAGGCGAATGGATAATGAGTCTAATGGAAGACTATAAAAAGGAGCCGGGTGGAAAGGAAAAATTAAAAGAACGAAACCCAAAATGGATAAATGATGATTATGTAAAATTTTTGCGGTATGGGCAGCATTATATTGAGAAAAATGGAAGTGGGGTTTTGGCTTTTATCAATCCACACGGATTCTTAGACAATCCTACTTTTCGAGGAATGCGTTGGCATCTGCTAAAAACCTACGATAAAATTTACACCATTGATTTACATGGGAACAGTAAGAAAAAAGAAACTGCACCTGACGGAAGTGTAGATACTAATGTCTTCGATATTCAACAGGGAGTTTCCATTAATATATTTGTTAAAACAGGAAGAAAAAATCTAACTGAGTTAGGAAAGGTTTTTCACTATGATTTATATGGTAAACGAGAATTGAAGTATCATTTTTTAAACGAAAATTCAATTAAAACAGTCCCCTATAAAGAGCTTCCAAATATATTACCAAAATATTACTTCAATCAAAAGGACTTTGAAGCAGAAGAAGACTATAGCCAAGGTTTTTTTCTAAATGTATTATTTGATATATGTCTTCTTGGACCAAATTCTCATAGGGATGGATTTGCAATTGCTTTTCGGGAAAGTGATGCCCAAATAAGAATTAATGATTTTATTAATGATGATTTAGATACAATCAACCTTCGGAAAAAATATAGACTTTTAGACAACCGTGATTGGAGCTTAGAAAAAGCGCGGAAAAGTATAAGCAAAAATTCAAAGCCTGTCAAATGTCTTTATCGCCCGTTCGATAAAAGGTTTATGTTATATGGAAGCTATGCCTTTGATTACCATAGACCAGAGTTAAATGATAATCTTTTAAATGATAATTTAGGATTAATATTTACGAGGCAGACTAAGGAAAATTTTGCAGTGTTCACTACTAATATCCCGCTAGGTCAACATAAAATTGCGACACCATATGACGGTAGTTATTGTTCTCCTTTATATTTATATTCAGAAAATAATTATCAAGAAACCATTAATGAGTCGGGTGAATCATTCAGAATCCCAAACCTAAACCCAGAAATAGTAAAGCAAATAGCTGAGAAATTGGGGTTGAATTTTATACCCGAGAAGGATACTTCGACAGGCTCAGCATCCGGAGAAAATTTTGCTCCAATAGACCTTTTGGATTATATCTATGCGGTATTGCATTCCCCAAGTTACCGGGAGAAGTACAAAGAATTTTTAAAGATAGATTTCCCAAGAGTGCCTTATCCGGAAGATCAGGAAACCTTTTGGCAATTGGTGAAATTGGGCGGAGAAATACGGCAAATCCATTTATTAGAAAGCCCTAAAGTCGAGGAATACATTACCCAATATCCTATTGATGGGGATAACGAAGTCGTAAAACCCATATATAAAGAAGGTAAAGTTTATATCAATGCTACCCAGTATTTTGACAATGTGCCTGAGATCCCCTGGGTCTTTTGCATCGGTGGTTACCAGCCTGCCCAGAAGTGGCTCAAAGACCGCAAAGGTCGTCAATTGGAGTTTGAGGACATTTTACATTACCAAAAAATCATTGTGGCCCTTTCAGAAACAGCTAGGCTAATGAAGGAGATTGATAAAATTGATTTTATGGAGATAAATTAA